One genomic segment of Oncorhynchus kisutch isolate 150728-3 linkage group LG15, Okis_V2, whole genome shotgun sequence includes these proteins:
- the LOC109905405 gene encoding homeobox protein six1a encodes MGSISMAMVFSVEQVACMCEVLLQSGRMERLTDFLHTLPPSTSSCPGGLESILKARAAVAFHLGRFSDLYALLESFHFSNRSHPLLQQLWLRAHYLEAEYQRGRPLGAVGKYRIRRKFPLPRTIWDGEETSYCFKEKSRSVLWEWYYCKPYPSPREKRALAAATGLTATQVSNWFKNRRQRDRAAHGTTGEQKGCGLPLGSNRTPGAAYPKAYPFSDNGRPPPGSLSPLFSCSQPPLLSHMGGGQL; translated from the exons ATGGGCTCCATCTCCATGGCGATGGTCTTCTCGGTAGAACAGGTGGCGTGTATGTGCGAGGTCCTTCTGCAGAGCGGACGCATGGAGCGCTTGACTGACTTCCTCCACACTCttcccccctctacctcctcttgcCCGGGGGGTCTGGAGAGCATCCTGAAGGCGCGGGCTGCCGTGGCATTCCATCTGGGGCGCTTCTCGGACCTCTACGCCCTCCTGGAGAGCTTCCATTTCTCCAATCGCAGCCACCCCCTGCTGCAGCAGCTCTGGCTGAGGGCACACTACCTGGAAGCCGAGTACCAGAGAGGGCGACCCCTTGGGGCTGTGGGGAAGTACCGCATACGCCGTAAGTTTCCCCTGCCAAGAACCATCTGGGATGGAGAGGAGACCAGCTACTGCTTCAAG GAGAAATCCCGGAGTGTGCTGTGGGAGTGGTATTACTGTAAACCCTACCCTTCACCACGTGAGAAACGAGCGCTTGCGGCCGCCACCGGTCTCACCGCCACCCAGGTGAGCAACTGGTTCAAGAACAGACGGCAACGAGACCGAGCAGCTCACGGTACTACCGG GGAACAGAAAGGTTGTGGACTACCTCTTGGCTCCAACAGAACCCCAGGAGCAGCATACCCAAAGGCCTACCCCTTCTCTGACAATGGACGTCCACCTCCAGGCAGCCTCAGTCCCCTCTTCTCCTGCTCACAGCCCCCACTTCTGAGCCATATGGGTGGGGGACAACTCTGA
- the LOC109905406 gene encoding homeobox protein SIX5, with translation MASLSLESAEQSENSTEESTQEAALVKEETDPDEVSEQLLKTFQNSALSFSTDQVACLCEALLQAGNVDRLWRFLSTIPPSAELLRGNETLLKAQALVAFHREEFKELYAILESHDFHPSNHGFLQDLYLQARYKEAERSRGRSLGAVDKYRLRKKFPLPKTIWDGEETVYCFKEKSRNALKECYKGNRYPTPDEKKNLAKVTGLSLTQVSNWFKNRRQRDRTPSGTNSKSESDGNHSTDDEGDDISDKPEDIVGSTASISLSGTPCSTGGQLFLNGAGGFLTASHPLLINGGSLISGAGGGVIINGLTLSDGHTVTLSPISANSPLLFNGAQVISKSSEDMGLEGQGVMAMEAQPSSAISLPLTEDLKTDNVSLTNPSTIPTLDFINVPEGMVLKAEDIQTVSPSSLSSPSTFSPTSLSSLVLTQNGCLSDTITLPVSMSSPGVVISSPVVGLPSQQGEYVVFATAGSQLTPSSSICQVVSSYSYSTPQVFSLPQVVPSIQGVPVSQLVQHTPGGQVSQCPQLIPVSPLTSSLPQGTLSQFQAHQTLNIAPRLAQPLPQHHTSSSTLGEGTTILSLSQLPNGQLPQGLTLQLGEQTSATIPTLTQIQSPLGHHQIISQSKETIPGQLVPLSLPQLVPVSSTGQLSFPQVGPSTPSLSGSGGAFQILTSAPGGGMTQGPFRINQLGPLQTVGPPTSMAPGVQLLNSGVIQLPSASPGNLLYGGSPILSYQNGKLILTIPAGIQFGSLPMKPVPEASTHPTNGVGPGLTLNPVIQPTPTLLPVSTSVPTSNSLQTSPLCFINSSPLYCTPEMGVPTNQPLSTTSPHTLDLSATHTPPNALTPESMLSLSPMCSGVTPTTQLSHTTWSPVPLSTSASLTMFDVRGKGDLPEDPPLLDLPGGEALLLGSTSPEQDVDRGSPLGDPVEMDGDPKILTQLQSVPVDDGLGL, from the exons ATGGCTTCCTTGTCTTTGGAGTCTGCAGAACAATCCGAGAATAGCACGGAGGAGTCTACCCAAGAGGCCGCTCTGGTAAAAGAGGAGACGGATCCGGATGAAGTTTCAGAACAATTGCTCAAAACTTTCCAGAACTCCGCTCTCAGCTTTTCGACAGATCAAGTAGCATGTCTGTGCGAAGCCCTTCTACAGGCGGGCAATGTGGATCGCCTGTGGAGATTCCTATCAACCATCCCTCCTTCGGCGGAGCTGCTACGTGGCAACGAGACGCTGCTCAAGGCCCAGGCACTGGTCGCTTTCCACCGGGAAGAATTCAAGGAGCTGTACGCAATATTGGAAAGCCACGACTTCCACCCCAGCAACCATGGGTTCCTGCAGGACCTCTACTTGCAGGCGCGCTACAAGGAGGCGGAGAGGTCCCGAGGTCGTAGCCTGGGCGCCGTGGACAAGTATCGGCTTCGGAAGAAGTTTCCCCTGCCGAAAACAATCTGGGATGGAGAGGAGACTGTGTATTGTTTCAAAGAGAAGTCTCGCAATGCACTGAAAGAGTGTTACAAAGGCAACAGGTATCCCACTCCAGACGAGAAGAAAAACTTGGCCAAAGTGACTGGACTCTCCCTCACGCAAGTTAGCAATTGGTTCAAGAACCGACGACAGAGAGACCGAACCCCGTCCGGTACCAACAGCAAAAG TGAGTCCGATGGTAACCACAGCACAGACGATGAGGGTGATGACATCTCAGACAAACCAGAGGACATTGTGGGCTCCAcagcctccatctccctctctggcaCCCCCTGCAGCACTGGAGGCCAGCTCTTCCTCAACGGGGCAGGTGGGTTCCTCACCGCCTCCCACCCCTTACTCATCAACGGGGGCTCCCTGATCTCCGGGGCAGGGGGTGGCGTCATCATCAACGGGCTGACCCTGAGCGATGGTCACACGGTTACCCTCAGCCCCATATCGGCTAACTCACCTCTGCTCTTCAATGGAGCGCAGGTCATATCCAAGAGCAGTGAGGATATGGGTCTTGAGGGCCAGGGGGTTATGGCCATGGAGGCCCAGCCCAGTTCtgccatctccctccctctgacaGAGGATCTTAAGACGGACAATGTAAGCCTGACGAACCCCTCAACCATCCCCACCCTGGACTTCATCAATGTCCCAGAGGGGATGGTTCTCAAAGCCGAGGACATCCAGAcagtctctccttcctccttgtCTTCCCCCTCAACattctcccccacctctctttcctccctggTTCTGACTCAAAATGGCTGCCTCTCCGACACCATCACCCTTCCGGTCTCTATGTCCTCTCCGGGCGTGGTCATCTCCAGCCCTGTAGTGGGCCTCCCCAGCCAGCAGGGGGAGTATGTGGTGTTTGCCACGGCTGGTTCTCAGCTCACCCCCTCCAGCTCCATCTGCCAGGTGGTGTCCTCCTACAGCTACTCTACCCCACAGGTGTTCTCCCTGCCTCAGGTGGTGCCCTCCATCCAGGGTGTCCCCGTATCCCAACTGGTCCAACACACACCTGGAGGCCAGGTGTCCCAGTGTCCCCAGTTGATCCCTGTGtcccccctcacctcctctctcccccagggcACCCTCTCCCAGTTCCAGGCCCACCAGACTCTGAACATCGCCCCCCGCCTCGCCCAACCCCTCCCCCAGCATCATACTAGTTCCTCTACGTTGGGAGAGGGAACCACCATCCTCTCCCTTTCCCAGCTCCCCAACGGACAGCTCCCCCAGGGACTCACACTCCAGCTGGGTGAACAGACCTCAGCTACCATCCCCACTCTGACCCAGATCCAGTCCCCACTAGGCCATCACCAGATCATCTCTCAGTCCAAAGAGACAATCCCAGGCCAGTTGGTTCCCCTCTCCCTGCCCCAGCTGGTGCCTGTCTCCTCCACGGGACAACTCTCCTTCCCTCAGGTGGGCCCGTCCACCCCTTCTCTATCTGGATCTGGTGGAGCCTTCCAGATCCTAACCTCGGCCCCTGGAGGTGGGATGACTCAGGGGCCCTTCAGGATAAACCAGCTGGGACCCCTCCAGACTGTAGGCCCCCCGACCAGCATGGCTCCTGGTGTCCAGCTCCTCAACTCTGGGGTCATTCAGCTCCCCTCCGCCTCGCCAG ggAATCTCCTCTATGGTGGAAGCCCCATCCTGAGTTACCAGAACGGCAAGCTGATCCTAACTATCCCAGCTGGCATCCAGTTCGGCAGCCTGCCCATGAAACCCGTCCCTGAGGCTTCTACCCACCCCACCAACGGAGTAGGCCCTGGACTCACCCTCAACCCTGTCATCCAACCTACACCTACCCTCCTCCCAGTCTCCACCTCCGTCCCAACGTCGAACAGCCTCCAGACGTCCCCCCTCTGCTTCATCAACTCCTCTCCGCTCTACTGCACTCCTGAGATGGGTGTCCCCACCAACCAGCCCCTCTCCACCACCTCCCCACACACCCTGGACCTCTCTGCCACCCACACTCCTCCCAATGCCCTCACCCCAGAGAGCATGCTCTCCCTCAGCCCCATGTGCAGCGGAGTGACCCCCACCACTCAGCTCTCCCACACCACCTGGagccctgtccccctctccacctctgccAGCCTGACTATGTTTGACGTCCGTGGGAAGGGAGATCTGCCCGAGGACCCGCCTCTGCTGGACCTACCTGGAGGCGAGGCCCTGCTACTAGGCAGCACCTCTCCAGAACAGGATGTGGACAGGGGGTCGCCGTTGGGGGACCCagtggagatggatggagacCCCAAGATCCTCACCCAGCTACAATCAGTCCCTGTGGATGATGGGTTGGGGCTGTAA